The sequence ATTGACTTGGCTCGGTGATTGTTTGGCGCATCACTGCATATTGTCCACCGGGAAAATCTTTCAATTCGATCCCACTTGGTACTTCAGTGTCGTCTGAAACCATCAAGCAGATGTCAGTACGGCATTTATCGTTAGGTGTTATTTCCGGATTGTCATGATAGATAAAGATGCAGCTGTTCCCTGCTAACCCTTTCATTTCGGCCCATTGATAAAGACGACCGCTTGGCTCTTCATAACCTTGTCCGTAAGGGCCAGTCACTCGTACATACGCTAGTTTTGATGGTTCGAATTGTTGCGTTTTCATTGTCATACTCCATGTTGTTCGTTCGGAGTCAGTATATGAATTGCCAGTACCAGTATCGTTTCCATTCTTGCGCAACGTGTGTCCAATCTTGCTATTTCGAGTTAACTCGCTGAACGCTTGGTAATCTTCACAATCACGGAATGCACTCGGTGTTACACCAAAGTGCTGTTTGAATGCCTTTGCAAAACTTTGAGACGATGAGAACCCATAGTCCAATGCGATATTAATAATGGGCTGCTTGGATTTGAAGAGATCATTAGCTGCTGCTTCGAGCCTCAATCGGCGAATGAAATCAGCAAGCGTTTCGCCTTGAACGGCCTTAAAAGTGCGATGAAAGTGGTAGGGTGAAAAGTTGGCTAACGCCGCGACTTCGATTAGGTTGAGTGGCTCGTTAAAGTGTTTCTCTAGATAGCGTATAACGGGAATCAGCCGCTTATGATAGTCAACGTACATTGCTTTATTTACCCCCCCCCTCTATTACCATTGTTCTTATATAGACTCCGAGACTAACCTATCCCAATTGAGTTTCAATAGAGTGGCATTGAAACTGAGATTAGATGCAGCAAATCCAATCCCTACGTTCCGTTTCCCTTCGTTCAACAAGGTTAACTTCTCCCAAACTGAGTTGCCTTTTTGGTTATCGTGCGTTCACTGCTTGTTCGACTTAATTCTCATAATGAGAAAAAGTGAAGCAGAGAATTGTGACACTCGAATACTTGGCTTGTCAGCAAAATTAAGATTATAAGTTTTTAGCTTTCTTTCTAACGTGCTGACTTAATTCGGGTATTCCAAGTCGCTTTGGGATAGCGAGTTAACAAGGCACCTTGACGCTTGAACAATGCACATTTCTAACCGATACTTTTTGCGTATTTTGATTCCTAAATTGACACGTAAGTTGGCTGACTTTTCGTCTCGTATTTCGAGTAACGGCTGTATCGATTAGGATAATTTAATAATGAAAACCTACATTTTATGGTTACTAGCTCTCATTCCTTCATACCTAACCGCTAGTGACTATTTTGCTGCAGGCACTGCGATTGTTTTACCTGGATTACATCAGCAGGCTGTAGATTTAGACAACTCTCCAATGTCTGAACGTGACGTTATTGATTGGGAAATTACCAATAACGACATCGTGTTTGGCTCTTATGCAGACAAATCCGACAATGAACGAATTACTGCGATTGGTTACATGTACAACCAAAAGTTGGAGATGAACTCTGGCTGGTTAGAAAACGATCTTCGCAATAACGCAGCGCTAAACGGTGCTAATTATGAAGATTTCTTTCTGCATTTCTCTGAAGACACTGTGATTGCTGAAGTCGATAAAAGCCACGGTGAAAACACCCTTCTTAATCGAAAACCTATGATCGTCGGTTATACCGCAAGTGAAGACCACGCAGGGTTCTGGCTCTATCAGCAGCCACCGTGGGACGTCGATGCCTTTGAAAACTTTGAGTTTGGCGGGGCGTTGTATGTGTATCACGCCGAGCAGTTCGATAGATTGACGCTGAAGTTCTCTCAGTTTGCCTCGGGTGGTCAGTTTTGGCTTGAATACCCAACCGAAGTTGATGCCCATGGGAAGGTATCACAATGGTCTGTGTTGGATTTAAAGAAAGACAAAACCCTCAATATGACCAAGAACCAATCTGTGTTGTGGAACCTACCATCCGACTGGATAAGGGCGACAACCCATGATGGTAGTGGTGCGAGTTATGGCGGCGGCCAGTATTTTGGCTCGACTTTTGTACGCGACGGCGGGCGTCTGTATGT comes from Vibrio bathopelagicus and encodes:
- a CDS encoding AraC family transcriptional regulator yields the protein MYVDYHKRLIPVIRYLEKHFNEPLNLIEVAALANFSPYHFHRTFKAVQGETLADFIRRLRLEAAANDLFKSKQPIINIALDYGFSSSQSFAKAFKQHFGVTPSAFRDCEDYQAFSELTRNSKIGHTLRKNGNDTGTGNSYTDSERTTWSMTMKTQQFEPSKLAYVRVTGPYGQGYEEPSGRLYQWAEMKGLAGNSCIFIYHDNPEITPNDKCRTDICLMVSDDTEVPSGIELKDFPGGQYAVMRQTITEPSQYAKAWDDLMRKVIESGLETEDRPCFELYHSYDPQTQHSDVSFCTAIK